In the genome of Fusarium poae strain DAOMC 252244 chromosome 1, whole genome shotgun sequence, the window CGCAAATCTCGGTGTACTCTGCTTCAGGGACAGCATCTTTAAGGAAGGCCTTTTCGAGTTCATCGAGTGTTATTATAATGCTAAAGAGCTCGGCGAGTGATTCTTGGAGATCGCGCTCGGCACGGGTGTTTGTAAGCTTGACTTCCTAGACTCAACTATTAGCTTGGTAATGGTATAAGTAGAATTGTTTAGTACATACCTCATCGAGATTTATAGTGGCAGAAAGACTTGTATTGGGAATATAACTATGCGGAGTTGGCGCGTAGCCTTGTCGTGGAATCATTATGAATGTAGCATTGGTTTGTAAAtgtataaggttataaagtaATGCGCCGCTATAGCTTCAGGtgggatgaatggatggatgccTGCGGGACATTGACATGTTACGTAGGGACCTGGCAGAATGATCTCACCGCCTGTCGTTTTCGCCGATCTTCCGTTATCGATAAGCTTGCAGCAAAATTTTTGGTTTTTGGTTTGGTTGCAAAAGAATAGCCTCTGAAGAAGACCCATACAAACAAAAACTACCCCCAATTCAAAAGTCGAATTCTTCACCAGCCAAGGCGCGTACAAGTTTTCAAAATGGCGCCAGGCAAGAGGAACCTCAAGGCGACGAAGAAGTTCGAGAAGAAACATCTAACGGGCACGTTGGAGAAGCGCAAGGCTGGTGCCAAGCTCAAGCAGCGCAAGCAGATgcaggacaagaagaaacTCAGAAGATCAAAGGATGCTGAGTCCATCAGGAATGACAATGATGCCGAGGCAAAGAAGCCAAGcgccaagggcaagaagatcaacgACATGAGCGTCGACGAGTTCTTTTCTGGTGGTTTCGATGAGATTATtgacgaaaagaagaagcttggAAAGCGCAAGAGGAACGGTAACACCGCTGAGGATAACGAAGCCAGCGGTGATGACTCAATGGACGAGCAGCCCCTCGCTGCTGGCGACGACAGCGACGACAATATCGAAGAGGCGGACAGCCTTGGTATGAGCAAACAAGCCATGGACGAGCTCGCCGAGAAGGATCCCGAATTCTACAAGTTCTTGAAGGAGAACGACCCCGAGGTCCTCGACTTTGACGACAATGCCGATCTCTCAGAAGTCGATGCGCTCAGCGgtgacgacgaggaggaacaagaagaagagcagcccaagaagaagcaaaaaaagaacaagaaggcGGCAGAGGCAGAGGCAGAGTCTGCCGCGGTCGCGCAAGGGAACGAGTTGACCCGTGAGCTTGTTGCTTCATGGAAGAAGGCTATGACTGAGAAGAACTCCCTACGAGCTGCTCGACAGGTCGTGTTGGCTTTCCGTTGCGCCGCGCACTTGAACGAGACTGATGAGGAGACTGAGCAGCGATATGTTATCAACAGTCCCGAGGTCTACAACGACATCCTGCTCCTTGCTCTCAAGCAGATTCCCACGGTTATGAACCACCATCTCCCTATCAAGGAGTCCGCCTCCGGTAGAGTCTACGTCCAGACCGAGTCAAGAAAATTCCACACCTTGTCTCTACTGCTCAAGACATACACCTCTTCTATTATGCACCTCCTGAGCTCTCTGTCCGACGACAAGACCCTCAAGCTTACTCTCTCCTCCATCACCCCCATCCTCCCTTACCTCCTCTCTTTCAAGAAGCTCGTCAAGGCTCTCGCCAAGTCCGTCGTCAACTTCTGGGCTCAGCCTGCCAGTTCCGAGACAACAAAGATCACAGCGTTCCTTGTTCTGCGACGTCTGGTCGTGATCGGTGACAAGGGTATCCGGGAGACAGTCCTCAAGGCTGTTTACCAAGGTCTTATTCAGGGCTGTCGTGTCACAAACGCCAACACTATCCAGGGCATCAACCTCATGAAGAACTCTGCTGCTGAGCTTTGGGGCATCGACCAGGCTGTTGGCTACACCACCGCCTTCTCCTTTATCCGACAGCTCGCCATTCATCTGCGCAACAGTATCGTGCACAACAAGAACGACGCTTTCCGCATCGTCTACAACTGGCAGTATACCCACTCTCTCGACTTTTGGTCATGTGTTCTCGCCGAGCACTGCAGTCCTATGAAGGAGGCCGAGGCCGGAAAGGAGAGTCAGCTCAAACTCCTCATCTACCCTCTCGTCCAGGTTACTCTCGGAGCGATGCGCCTGATCCCCACCGCCGTCTACTTCCCCTTCCGTTTCCATCTCATCCGCTCACTCCTCCGAATTTCTCGCGCCACTGGCACTTACATTCCCCTAGCCTCTCCCCTTCTCGAGGTCCTTACCTCAactgagatgaagaaggcccCCAAGGCCGCTTCCCTCAAGCCCTTTGACTTTGCCACATCATACAAGGCACCCAAGTCATACCTCCGAACTCGTGTTCTTCAGGACGGTATCGGTGAGCAGCTCGCCGAACTTCTGAGCGAGTACTTCATGCTCTGGGCTACCTCTATTGCCTTCCCTGAGCTCGCCCTTCCTATCCTCATCCAGCTCAAGCGCTGGCTCAAGCAAGCCCGCAACAAGACTTCTGGCAACAAGAACGCCAAGCTCGCCGGTCAACTCATCCTTCTTGTGCAGAAGCTTGAGGCCAACGCCAAGTTCATCGAGGAGAAACGTTCCAAGGTCGATTTCGCACCCAAGGACCGCGCCCAGGTTGATGCTTTCCTACGTGACTTTGACACTGCCAAGACACCTCTTGGAGCTTTCGTTGTTGGACAACGCAAGGCTCGGGCTGAGCGTGCCAAGCTTCTCGAGGAGGCTAGAAGGGAGGACGACCGCAAGCGACGAGAGAATGAGAAGGCTGATGTGGAAGATGAAGTGATGGAAGATAGCGAAGccgaggacgacgacgaagatgaagaggacgaggagaTGGATGATGGCGCTGATGATagcgacgaggatgatgaagagtagctataaaatattttGTGTTTTTTCTGGGCTGGTGTGTAAAACGGACATCATTTCATATTTGTTAGACCTAAATCAAGGATACCTTACCTACCTTTTTCTGTTAAACTTCACCATCAACAGAacaaatattaaaaattgcCAAAGGGATGTAATGAATTCAACTGAAAAATATCTTCATAGTCATTCTCGCCAAATAATAGCGAGTCAAATTTGTACAAAACGCAATACACTAATTCATTTGACCTTGGTAATTCCAAACTCCCCAAGTAAAGCCATCTAATCCGCGATGGCCAATACACCAGTACCAAAGAACCAATTTCTGAACCCAAAACGCCTTTTCATGGCTAATATCAAATTCCACACGTCCGTAACGCTCCATATCATGTCAACAATTTTTATAACTCAGGGATACCCTCCCAAGTAAGTTGGTCGCTGTGACTTGTGGCATCGCGGACTGTCATGCCCGTGATGTTGAGCACAGTCAGCTCAATCTCCTCCTCCGACATGGCCTGGCCAGCGGCCTTCTGGCCTTCAAGGACATCATACAGGCTGTAGATCTGGTCATTCTTCGCCTCAAGTTGCTTGAGCAGTGTACGAATGCTTTCAGCAAGGCTCACACGATCACGGCGACCCAAAGCCTTGTCCCGGCCGCTGTACTTGGCTTGAATGCGGGTAAGCTCGAGTTGGAGATGGTGAGACTCATCCTCCAAGCCCTTGATGACTACAGCGAGCGCATGGCCAGGGTGCTGAGAAGGTCGCATAGTAGGATCCTCGACTGAGAGGTCACGATCCGTGACAGGGACAGGTCGTCGAATGGTAACACGCTTCTTACCGGCAACAATATCAGCGGAAGAAAAGATGCCACGGTGAGACGTAATGCGACTGCAAACTGTGCAGTTTTTGCATTCGTGCTCGCAGAGATCGTCAAGAACTCTCCTGGCATCATTAGAGAGAACAGGGCAGGCATCCTTGTCGCTCTTGATGCTGTTAGCCGTGATATCAGTCGTAACCTGTTTGCGTGAAGACCGCGAATGGGATCGAGAGTGCTGAGACTTTTGACTTTGAACAGTCAAGTCCTTAGTGTTCgactgcttctgcttctgctctGTTCCCTTGGCCTCCTTACGTGGCAAGGGAACAACGTCCAGTTGTGTCGAGTAATCGTTATCCTGTGTGGTGTTCTCAACTGATTGAGCACCAGTCGTCTCGTCGTTGTCTTCTACTGTGTCCATGTCGTAGGTGTAAGTTGCAATACCCTTCAAAGAGCTTCGCCTCTTAGAATCGGATGTTGTTCGACGCTTGCTTCCTTGGTTGGCGACATTGGAACTGCTCTTCTTTGACGTCGTTCCAGGGATGGAGAAGGCAACCTTTTGTTGTGTGCCAGATTTGGAGTTCTTAGTCTTGCTCTGCGATTGCCTAGTTTCGCTTTGAACAGTGCTGTCGCGTTTGGTGTGGGTACGAGTTTCCTCCTCCGTGATATCAGGAAGAGTCGGCAATCTGATACTATCATCGGTCTGCCCGGTAATCTCCTTGGTCTGGGTGGCTTGCGCGTTCTCGGCAGTATCAACATTATCGGTGCTGTTCATGGTAATGTCAGGAATGAAAGCCGATGTCATGTTCTCCTCAGtctcatcatcaagacgGGCAGAGAAGTCTTCCTTGGGGACCGGACGGTAGGATTCTAGTTGCTCCTTCAGGAAAACCACCTcctccttgagcttcttgttTTTGTCATGAAGATCACGCGTAGTTCGTTCGAATCCGGAGTTCTCACGTCGAAGGATCTTGTTCTCCTCAAAGTACTTTTCGTTGTGTCGCACCAGGCTTGCATTGTCCTCGCCAAGCGATGACTTATCCTGTGATGCATTCTGGAGTTCTTGCTGCAGGTTCTCGATCTCTTCCTTGGCAGCATCGAGTTCATGCTGGGCCTCGTCAAGGTTTTCGCGCAGTACCTCATTCTCATCGACAAGAGCTTTGTTTGTTGTTCGTAGTGAACGGTTCTCATTGATCAAGGACTGGTGACCGTGTCTGGCACCGTTGTCACTGCGAAGGGACTCAATTTCCTCCTTCAAGGCCTCATAATCCTTACGAAGGGTCTCATTGGCGGCTGACAGTGTCTTGTTCTCAGACTCCAGTGAGTCGCGTCCATGTTTTATAGACATCAAATCCCGTTTGAGAGTGTCGTTTTCAGTACGGATCTGATCTGTTGACTCAAGTTGTTTGTGCGTTGTCTCCAGCTCCTTTTGCTTCGTGTTGAGCTTACGCATGAGCTTGTTAATATCTTCACATGCTTCTTGTAGCTTCCTCACGGCACGGTCTCGTTCTTGAGACAACGAGTCATTCTCAATCTCGTTCAAGGTGTTCTTACGGGAAGCCTGTTCTAAGCGGGATTGAAGAGTAGAGATTTCAAGTTCCAAACCTGCAATGAGTTAGTCGCTTGTTATTCAGTGGTGGAGGAATATGACTTACGGTTCTTTTGGGCCACAAGATTCTCATTGGCTCGAGAAGAGTCGTAGTCTTTGTCGAAGGACTTTCGCGACTTAAGCTGAGCCTCCAGTCGCTCAACCTGTTGCTGCAGGTTCTCGGCATATTCGTGAACCTTATCGTAGTGCTCTTGAAGAGAGTTTATCTCGTCACGGATCATGTCCATCGACACAAAGATtttctcttcgtcttcaggCACATCAACTTCGTCAACTTCAGCATGAGCGGCGAGAGATGGCTTCTCAAAACGATCATGAACCCTGCCATTCTTGACAAAAATGGGAACGCCGTTTCTCATTGAGCCGGTGAATCGAAGTGTGCCATCGACGAAATCACCAAGATGGGAGATGTCGGGCATGAAGAAAGAGCGGGCATTGCTCTCATTGTGGGCAGGGCTAGCGATAGATACAGGTGATGGGGGTACAGCTGTCAGGCTGGACTTGGCAGAAGACATATGCGGTGATGACTTTtgctggtcttggtcttgaagaTCAGGGCTTCTTGCCCCTCTGCGTAGACGGTCTAGCGCATCTGATAGAGATTCTCTTTGCTGCTGTTCGCCAACCATTGATTCGGACGAGACTCGGTTGTGGACCTTGGATAGTGGGCTGGGGTTATGTGTGTTCTTGTTCCAAGATTGGTAGGAGTGTGCTCGTGCAGGAGACTTGGAGAGTATTGATGACAGGTCGGACTCGTTATCGACACGAGGCTGCATCTCGGAACGCGTTCTAGCGGAACCTTGCCAGGTGTTTTGTGTAATGTCGTCGATCTGGAACTTGATAGCAGGAGGCTTGTTCTCCTTTGACTCGGCGCTCATAGGTCGAGTGTCAgtgtcgtcgtcgtaaacGGGCACTTCGCGTGTCTTGGGAGCACCAAAGAACTCGGGCCACTTGCGGTGGGCAGCCTCCCAATTGACGGGTAGGTTGCGAGGAGCAGTAACGCGAGCAATGTCCTCGTTGAGTCTCCGTGTAGACTCGCCGTCTGGGTCAGAAAATACGGAAGAAACTGTTGGGCTGACGGTGCCGTGAGAACCGGTGGATGATGGCGGGGAGTTGAATGGGTTATCGCGGTTTGCTTTCATTTCTCTAAGAATGCGGGAACGATATCTGGTGACGGTGTCGACCTCCATAGTTCCTTCTCACGCGTTGTGCTGTGTGCGTGCGTGAGTGAATGAAGAGGTTTGAGAATGTGACGATATTAATTAAGCGAGGATGCGACAGCACCCGTGGCGCGTATAAGAGCGTCTGTCGGGTCCGTGTTGTGTGAGGTGGGTGATAATGGTTAGTTAAAGTCAATGATATGTCGACTAAAGACTGTGATACATCTGGTGGGTAAACACGCGTCAAGAAAAGGCGTGAAAAATAAGAAATCAAAAAAGATGTAAGAATGGAAGTGACAATGGCAATGCTTTGgtggagagaaagagaaagtgACGCTCAGCCAGGTTTATCAACTTGTGTTTAGGAAGGAAGGGGTCACGACTGTTTTGGGACAAAAGTAAACAAAGCGCCATGTTGATCCACTTTGGCAGCTGCTACCAGCCACTTGAATTTGGGTTTTGGAGCCTTAAGACCGCTAAATCTGGTCCATGTCTCGAATGATGATTGGCTGGGATGAGCCGTCAAACTAAAGCCCTGTTGGCCGCGGGGCTGGTTCCAGATCAAATCCACATTCACGCTGCAGGTCCAAAGCGTCTAGAGCGTGTAGTTGCAGTCGCAGTTGCAGTTGCAGTCGCAGTCGTGTTTCTTTGTGCATCCATCAAAGCTAACCTAAAGTTGAGAACCATTCCTGTTATGATAACAAACGATGCAGTCTTTGTTGACTCTCTGCCAGGGGTTTCTCCTTCTTGCATGTCAATAATCATAATTAAACCCGTTGGATTTAATTAACCACGAAACGAGTTTCTCCACTGACAAGCGAAGTTTATTAATGTGGCACTACCCGCCTATCGTGAATTCATGACTTGCTCAATCAAAACGAAGAATCTTGACAGAGGCTTTTATGTACTGGCTTTTCTCATAGACTTTATCGTTCTATCATGACTCGAATAAACCTCAACTTCTCACCGTTTCTTCAACCTCTAGCACAGTATTCTAGAACCCATCTTGTGACCTGCTTAATTCGTTTCGTGGTGGGGCAGATCGCCTGTTCTGTTACACCATGTCGACTTTAAATCCTGACTGGCAAACAAACTTGACACTGATTCAATACTGTCGCAAAACTTGCGgcctttttccctttctcatGTGAAGATATTACTCTTggccttttccttcctttcttttctcctttcTCTATAAATCTGTCCTGTACCTTCTTAAGATCTTGCTTATCTTGCATCTTCATATTCCGAAATCGTATCGCCACCATAAATACATGACATGGATCAAGTTATCTCATAAACCGCGCGGCCTGATCCAACCAATTTTTTCTGATCTACTACAATAAACTTCAAGAATCCGAAAATCGCACAATTTGGTGGCCTTCGCAACTCTAATGGCATGGCTCAAAGTCGCTGCTGGCGTCGCCAGTGTGCTTGCGATAACCAAGCCCATCTCAGCTGCACCTAGTCGTGAGAACGCACAGCAAGATTATTGCCCTATCATATATGATGAACAACCAACAAACTGTCGTGCAATTCCAGAAACATTTCTAAGTTTCTCACCAAAGAAATCTGAACCTTCCCCTGCCGAGACACAGATTCTCGAAGATGCTCTCAGTGCTCTCTCAACCTTGCAGGACACCTTTTTTGAACCAGACTATGCGACATGGCCCTCTGCTATTGATTGGACTGCAGCTGTGACAGGAACAGTTGTAGCTGGAATGTTGACCACTTTATCCAAGGCCATTAACACTGTCGACTtgggtggtgttgatgattgGAGAGTGAAAGAGAACATTATTTCGACTTTCTATGCGCAACTTGTTGGCTCGTACTTTGGACAAGACGTCTTATCACTTCGAGGACAGGTGAGTACATGAGTATATCCACAAGGCATAAAACGCTTACTGACGTGATATCGTAGGCCTATGATGACATCCTGTGGGTGGTTCTTGGCTGGATTGAAGCTATCAAATTCGTAAACACTCATGCAGAACTTCACTATCCCAAGATTAAATCAAAGGGAACTGCTCCCAATAGTCTAAAGGACATGATTGATGCCATGCCATGGCAAGGTTACAACTGGTTCTCATCTTTTTCGCATCGCTCTCGCATCTTCTGGAACTTGGCGACTCACGGCTGGGAAACGAAATTCTGCAACGGAGGCATGGTCTGGAATCCTCGTTTGAACCCTTACAAAAACGCCATCACCAACGAACTATGGATTTCTGCCTCAATCTCCATGTACGAACATTTTCCTGGCGATAACTTTACTGCTCCATGGCTCAACAATGCTGTGTTCCCGGATAACGACCCGGCACATCTTGAGGCCGCCATTGAGGGATACAAGTGGCTGATAGACGTCAACATGACCAACTCCCGCGGCCTTTTTGTCGATGGGTATCATATTGACAGTAGCAAACCTGGCAACACAAAGTGCGACATTCGAGACGAAATGGTGTACACGTACAACCAGGGTGTCTTGCTAACAGGCCAAAGAGGACTCTGGTCTGTCAGCGGTAGTGCATCGTACCTGGAAGATGGTCATCGCTTGATCCAATCCGTGATCGAAGCGACGGGTTGGGATTTGAAAGGCGACAAGCCCGCGGATGATACAAGACGCCTAGGTCCCGGCCAGTTGCCGCCCTGGCGTGGGcttggaagaggaggaatcTTGGAAGAACAATGCGATGCTAGCAGCACCTGCTCCCAAGATGGCCAGGCATTCAAAGGTATCTTCTTCCATCACTTTACAGCATTCTGCAGCCCACTTGAACCTCTCAGGGGTAGACAGGGCAGAATAGTCGATCCTCGTGGCTTTAAGAAAGTCAAGTCTATTCATGCGAAAGCTTGCCAATCGTATTTGGGCTGGGTCAAGCACAACGCCCTAGCAGCCATTGAAACACGAGACGATGCTGGTCTTTTCGGTATGTGGTGGGGTGCTGGCATCTTTGACGCAAGCGTCACGTTGGACAATGACGGCATCAAGCACGACGCTGAGAACTCAACTGATTACCGCAACCGAGGAACGCCAGCGGGTGAAACGTGGGGAGGAAGCCACAGATGGCTTCCGGGAACGGGAGGCTTGTCACCTTTGGAGTCAAAACCCGACCAGCAAGTTATGGACGTTGCTGGGGATAGACTCTTTCCAAGGACTAGAAGACCATCAACTCGAGGAGTGAAGGATCCCAATACACGGGGTCGAGGTCGAACTGTGGAAACGCAGGTTGGAGGAATCGCATTGCTTAGAGCATATTGGGAGCTTTCCCGGGCATTTTGATGATTATGATATTTTACGTTTATGATGGAAACAGATTTGTTAGGGATGATAGACATGATAGATCGCGATAGATAGCAGGTTATAGACAGCTCAGGATTTAGCTACTGCATTGAACCAAACCAGTTGAGAACCGCAATGTTACTATTTCTCGGTGTCAGTCCAAGGTGAAGATGGTCAAATTACGTCGCATCCCGCATTCGCACCGCTTCAAGCCTTAAATTCCAAATTCAAATAATGAGAATAGGTAGGACTTGACATCATTGATAGCAGTTACCCTGCCCCAACGCTAGCACAAGGCGAATCCGAACCATTCAACGATGGAGATTGGCTGGATGGCTCGCGACAACCTATACAGAAGTACACTAACATGGTTTGGGTGTACCATTCGAGCTACAGTGGCTGCGCCGAAGGTGGCTGCGCATTCGCATAGCTACGTTGTATCTCGAATGAGAGTGCAGTTTAGGGatagcttcatttgaagaTAACCATAGTCTCACAGGATATAAGAGTATGAGTTCTCCCCCAAGAAAAAGGAACATCATCAATACAAGAACATCAGTCACGCTACAGTTACCAAGCTCAACAATTATAAACAACTCTCTACTCATAACATCAACCTTTTATTCACATCAACTCTCATCATGGGTCTCATCGGTCTTGTTATTGCTATCAGTACCATCTTCGCTAGCCAAGATGACAATGGCACTCGCTCAGGCGGTTGCTGTACTCGCCGAAACCAAAACCAACAAATCTACACGGTTTCACCCAACCCTGGATACACAAACTACGCGGGCCGATCTTCATGCCACCAGCGCAAGATGGAACGTCGCGCTCAAAGACAACTACAGCGCGCTGATCGCTCCCAGCTTCGCGCAGAACAGCGGGCAAATAGGAACTTCCAGAAGGCCGAGAGGTACCAGGCGGGTGCTATGCTGGTCAAGTCGGGAGCACAGAGAGTTGGTCTTGTCGGGCAGCCTCAAGTCGAGAGTGTTCCTGATAGAAGGAGCTTTCAAGAAGAGCCCAAGGATGATGGTCTCTATGAGTTGGATGCTATCAACCAGCAACACATTGCAAGAgaagcaccaccaccatcataTGATGAAGTTGTACGAAAGTGAATGATAAGAAGTTAGGAGGGAAGGAGTTTAGGAGTTGGTCTAGCAATATTTTGGTTTGGGAAATTGTATAAATAAATTCATGATTGCTCAAAGGAATCCGTCGTGTAATTGTTTCATACGCCTTTTGAATAACAGGTGTAACATTGTAAGAATAGGCGAATATTGACCTCCGATATCGAACCCCACGGACCCTGCACCAACCCCTCCATACCAATGAGAGAATGGCAATTTAAACATGGTACTCCGTATAAATACTAAGGTAGTTGATAATATTAAACACAAATTCCCTGTTAGTTATTGTCAGTCAATCAGGTCATTATCCATATTTACAAGTCAATacagaatcaaaaggcaacATAAACGTCTTATATCAGACGATAACCGGCCTTTATATCGGCCTCGGCGAGTCCGCCAACGTAATATTCGTACCTGGTATAGAGACTTGTTATCTGGTGCTTTACACTCCACAATCTACGTCACCCTGTGCCAATCGACTCATACCCGTGAAATCAACAAAATTTCAGGTCCGATCTTTCGGCGGTgacaactacctacctaataaATCTAACGCTAGATATTCTTGTGTCTCGACCTTTCTTTGTTTTCTCTCATACAACCAATTCCTCTTGTTCTCTACACACTCACGATGCCTTCTGCTGATCCCATCGTGGCCGTCCCTGCCAACGGCGCCGTCAATGGCACAAATGGCGAATCTCGCCCGCAAACGCCGATGACCGGAATGGCCTTGACTGAGTACAGCGCCAACCCCTCGACACCATCTGCAGAGAAGCAGGCTCGCCTGAAAGAGATTGTTCCTGACGAATACCTTCTTCCTACTGGATACCCCGACGTGAGTTTTATACTTTTTGATATGGTATCAACTGGGAAGCTAACAGAAATGATTCCCAGTACCTTCGTCTCATCGCCAGCGCGACTTCTCGAGTTTACGAGGCTTGCAAGATCACTCCCCTCACCCACGCCATCAACCTGAGCAACCGACTCGAATGCAATGTCCTCCTCAAGCGCGAAGACGAGCAGCCCGTCTTTAGCTTCAAGCTGCGCGGAGCTTACAACAAGATGGCTCATCTCGATCCCAAGAAGAGCTGGAAGGGTGTAGTCTGCTGCTCCGCTGGTAACCATGCCCAGGGTGTCGCCTACTCTGCCCGCAAGCTCAAGATTCCTGCGACTATCGTCATGCCCGAAGCGACTCCCAGTATCAAGCATCTAAACGTTGCCCG includes:
- a CDS encoding hypothetical protein (TransMembrane:1 (o611-631i)~BUSCO:12196at5125) codes for the protein MAPGKRNLKATKKFEKKHLTGTLEKRKAGAKLKQRKQMQDKKKLRRSKDAESIRNDNDAEAKKPSAKGKKINDMSVDEFFSGGFDEIIDEKKKLGKRKRNGNTAEDNEASGDDSMDEQPLAAGDDSDDNIEEADSLGMSKQAMDELAEKDPEFYKFLKENDPEVLDFDDNADLSEVDALSGDDEEEQEEEQPKKKQKKNKKAAEAEAESAAVAQGNELTRELVASWKKAMTEKNSLRAARQVVLAFRCAAHLNETDEETEQRYVINSPEVYNDILLLALKQIPTVMNHHLPIKESASGRVYVQTESRKFHTLSLLLKTYTSSIMHLLSSLSDDKTLKLTLSSITPILPYLLSFKKLVKALAKSVVNFWAQPASSETTKITAFLVLRRLVVIGDKGIRETVLKAVYQGLIQGCRVTNANTIQGINLMKNSAAELWGIDQAVGYTTAFSFIRQLAIHLRNSIVHNKNDAFRIVYNWQYTHSLDFWSCVLAEHCSPMKEAEAGKESQLKLLIYPLVQVTLGAMRLIPTAVYFPFRFHLIRSLLRISRATGTYIPLASPLLEVLTSTEMKKAPKAASLKPFDFATSYKAPKSYLRTRVLQDGIGEQLAELLSEYFMLWATSIAFPELALPILIQLKRWLKQARNKTSGNKNAKLAGQLILLVQKLEANAKFIEEKRSKVDFAPKDRAQVDAFLRDFDTAKTPLGAFVVGQRKARAERAKLLEEARREDDRKRRENEKADVEDEVMEDSEAEDDDEDEEDEEMDDGADDSDEDDEE
- a CDS encoding hypothetical protein (SECRETED:SignalP(1-15)), coding for MGLIGLVIAISTIFASQDDNGTRSGGCCTRRNQNQQIYTVSPNPGYTNYAGRSSCHQRKMERRAQRQLQRADRSQLRAEQRANRNFQKAERYQAGAMLVKSGAQRVGLVGQPQVESVPDRRSFQEEPKDDGLYELDAINQQHIAREAPPPSYDEVVRK
- a CDS encoding hypothetical protein (BUSCO:10062at5125), with protein sequence MEVDTVTRYRSRILREMKANRDNPFNSPPSSTGSHGTVSPTVSSVFSDPDGESTRRLNEDIARVTAPRNLPVNWEAAHRKWPEFFGAPKTREVPVYDDDTDTRPMSAESKENKPPAIKFQIDDITQNTWQGSARTRSEMQPRVDNESDLSSILSKSPARAHSYQSWNKNTHNPSPLSKVHNRVSSESMVGEQQQRESLSDALDRLRRGARSPDLQDQDQQKSSPHMSSAKSSLTAVPPSPVSIASPAHNESNARSFFMPDISHLGDFVDGTLRFTGSMRNGVPIFVKNGRVHDRFEKPSLAAHAEVDEVDVPEDEEKIFVSMDMIRDEINSLQEHYDKVHEYAENLQQQVERLEAQLKSRKSFDKDYDSSRANENLVAQKNRLELEISTLQSRLEQASRKNTLNEIENDSLSQERDRAVRKLQEACEDINKLMRKLNTKQKELETTHKQLESTDQIRTENDTLKRDLMSIKHGRDSLESENKTLSAANETLRKDYEALKEEIESLRSDNGARHGHQSLINENRSLRTTNKALVDENEVLRENLDEAQHELDAAKEEIENLQQELQNASQDKSSLGEDNASLVRHNEKYFEENKILRRENSGFERTTRDLHDKNKKLKEEVVFLKEQLESYRPVPKEDFSARLDDETEENMTSAFIPDITMNSTDNVDTAENAQATQTKEITGQTDDSIRLPTLPDITEEETRTHTKRDSTVQSETRQSQSKTKNSKSGTQQKVAFSIPGTTSKKSSSNVANQGSKRRTTSDSKRRSSLKGIATYTYDMDTVEDNDETTGAQSVENTTQDNDYSTQLDVVPLPRKEAKGTEQKQKQSNTKDLTVQSQKSQHSRSHSRSSRKQVTTDITANSIKSDKDACPVLSNDARRVLDDLCEHECKNCTVCSRITSHRGIFSSADIVAGKKRVTIRRPVPVTDRDLSVEDPTMRPSQHPGHALAVVIKGLEDESHHLQLELTRIQAKYSGRDKALGRRDRVSLAESIRTLLKQLEAKNDQIYSLYDVLEGQKAAGQAMSEEEIELTVLNITGMTVRDATSHSDQLTWEGIPEL
- a CDS encoding hypothetical protein (SECRETED:SignalP(1-22)~BUSCO:15972at5125~CAZy:GH76), with the translated sequence MAWLKVAAGVASVLAITKPISAAPSRENAQQDYCPIIYDEQPTNCRAIPETFLSFSPKKSEPSPAETQILEDALSALSTLQDTFFEPDYATWPSAIDWTAAVTGTVVAGMLTTLSKAINTVDLGGVDDWRVKENIISTFYAQLVGSYFGQDVLSLRGQAYDDILWVVLGWIEAIKFVNTHAELHYPKIKSKGTAPNSLKDMIDAMPWQGYNWFSSFSHRSRIFWNLATHGWETKFCNGGMVWNPRLNPYKNAITNELWISASISMYEHFPGDNFTAPWLNNAVFPDNDPAHLEAAIEGYKWLIDVNMTNSRGLFVDGYHIDSSKPGNTKCDIRDEMVYTYNQGVLLTGQRGLWSVSGSASYLEDGHRLIQSVIEATGWDLKGDKPADDTRRLGPGQLPPWRGLGRGGILEEQCDASSTCSQDGQAFKGIFFHHFTAFCSPLEPLRGRQGRIVDPRGFKKVKSIHAKACQSYLGWVKHNALAAIETRDDAGLFGMWWGAGIFDASVTLDNDGIKHDAENSTDYRNRGTPAGETWGGSHRWLPGTGGLSPLESKPDQQVMDVAGDRLFPRTRRPSTRGVKDPNTRGRGRTVETQVGGIALLRAYWELSRAF